CGATCCCGATAGACACTCCCGTCCTGAGCAGGTCACGACGGCTCAGCTCCCGGGACGCGGTCCCGTCCGTGTCGAGCCTCGAAACTCGATCGTCCATGTCTCGACCCTCCTTGACTGTGTGGATGGTTGCTGCATCGCTCGCCCTTGGAGCGGTCCAGGCGAGGCCTGGCGGCGATGCGACGTGATGATAGCCCGGACGCTCGGTCAAGGGCAATGCCGATCGCGATGATCGCCCTTGACAGGACCCGGCGCTTATAGTATCCACTTCCCGTGACCCAACCCCCCTCCGTCGACATTCACGCCCACTTCTTCCCCGAGGGCTACTTCAAGCTCATCGCCGAGGAGGGGGAGCGCTTCGGCGCGCGGCTCTCCCGCACGGACCCCAAGGGGCCCGTGATCGAGGTAGGGCCGGTGCGGACCGGGCCCCTCCGCGCGGCCTTCACCGACCTGGACCTCCGCCTGAAGGAGATGAACCGCCAGGGCGTCCGGGTCCACGCCCTTTCGCTGACGCTCCCGATGGTCTACTGGGCCGACGGCGACCTCGGGCTCCGGCTGGCCCGGGCGGTCAACGATGCCATGGCTCAGGCGCACACCGCGTTCCCGGAGCGGTTCGTGGGCCTCGCCACGCTCCCGATGCAGGAGCCGAAGCTGGCTGTGGAGGAAGTGGAACGCGCGGCCCGGCTGCCGGGAATCCGCGGGGTCTACCTCGGGACCAACATCCGCGGCCGCGAGCTGTCGGAGCCCGACTTCTTTCCGGTGTACGAGCGGATCGAGAGCCTGGGCCTTCCGCTCCTCCTCCACCCCCTCAACGTCATCGGTGCCCAGCGGCTGGCCCCCTACTACCTGGGCAATCTCCTGGGCAACCCCTTTGACAACGCCATCGCC
Above is a window of Candidatus Rokuibacteriota bacterium DNA encoding:
- a CDS encoding amidohydrolase gives rise to the protein MTQPPSVDIHAHFFPEGYFKLIAEEGERFGARLSRTDPKGPVIEVGPVRTGPLRAAFTDLDLRLKEMNRQGVRVHALSLTLPMVYWADGDLGLRLARAVNDAMAQAHTAFPERFVGLATLPMQEPKLAVEEVERAARLPGIRGVYLGTNIRGRELSEPDFFPVYERIESLGLPLLLHPLNVIGAQRLAPYYLGNLLGNPFDNAIAAAHLIFGGVLDRFKRLRVCLPHGGGAFPYLVGRLSRGWRVRGECKHLKRPPSAYLRRFHYDTITHSAEALRYLIGLVGADRVMLGSDYCFDMGYERPVEVVTRLRGLSRADQARILGGNAVRFLHYR